A single region of the Synergistaceae bacterium genome encodes:
- the guaA gene encoding glutamine-hydrolyzing GMP synthase, with translation MTNNENIIIINCGSQFTQLIARRLREMKIHSVILNWDADAAKVSSYAPKGVIISGGPDSVNEPDAITVSPAILELGCPVLGICYGMQLLAKLTGGVVSSGGKPEYGVTAIRTAKDSALLKGVPETLNVLMSHGDNVSVLPSGFRATSSTAGGVISSFENDARKLYGLQFHPEVAATEHGTEILRSFVFGVCGCSGDWDLADWVKGTVEAIRESVGSDKVVCGLSGGVDSSVSAVLVNKAIGGNLQCVFVNHGLMRKDEPQQVMSQYEALGLNVKYVDASDRFLDALARVTDPEQKRKIIGRLFIEVFEEEARKIEGAKWLLQGTIYPDVIESGTKKGSAVIKSHHNVGGLPEHMNLKLLEPLRDLFKDEVRALGRIIGMPEDIINRQPFPGPGLAVRCLGGITRERLDTLREADAIFREELKSAGLYAGIWQSFCVLLPVKSVGVMGDSRTYREAVVLRAIHSQDAMTAEWVRIDYDVLDRVAKRICNEVKGINRVVMDVTSKPPATIEWE, from the coding sequence ATGACAAATAACGAAAATATCATCATCATCAACTGCGGTTCGCAGTTCACCCAGCTGATAGCGCGCCGTCTCCGCGAGATGAAGATACACAGCGTTATCCTGAACTGGGATGCTGATGCCGCGAAAGTCTCATCATACGCGCCGAAGGGAGTAATAATCTCCGGCGGTCCTGACAGCGTCAACGAACCCGACGCAATCACGGTTTCTCCTGCGATTCTGGAGCTGGGCTGTCCTGTGCTGGGAATCTGCTACGGAATGCAGCTGCTCGCGAAACTCACGGGCGGCGTTGTGAGTTCGGGCGGGAAACCTGAATACGGCGTAACTGCCATCCGCACTGCGAAGGACTCTGCTCTCCTGAAAGGCGTTCCCGAGACGCTGAACGTCCTGATGAGTCATGGCGACAACGTTTCTGTTCTGCCTTCCGGCTTCCGCGCAACATCATCAACGGCGGGCGGGGTAATCTCCTCGTTCGAGAATGACGCGCGAAAACTCTACGGCCTGCAGTTCCACCCCGAAGTCGCCGCAACTGAGCACGGCACGGAGATTCTGAGGTCGTTCGTGTTTGGAGTGTGCGGGTGCTCGGGGGACTGGGACTTGGCCGACTGGGTGAAGGGGACTGTTGAGGCTATCCGCGAATCTGTCGGGAGCGATAAGGTAGTGTGCGGTCTCTCGGGCGGAGTGGACTCGAGCGTTTCGGCTGTGCTGGTGAATAAGGCTATCGGCGGAAACCTTCAGTGCGTGTTCGTGAATCACGGGCTCATGCGCAAGGACGAACCTCAGCAGGTCATGAGCCAGTACGAAGCACTAGGCCTGAATGTGAAGTACGTTGACGCGTCGGACAGATTTCTTGACGCGCTCGCTAGGGTTACTGACCCGGAACAGAAGCGCAAGATTATCGGCCGTCTGTTCATTGAGGTGTTCGAGGAGGAGGCACGGAAGATTGAGGGTGCGAAATGGCTGCTGCAGGGCACAATCTATCCTGACGTTATCGAGAGCGGGACGAAGAAGGGCAGTGCGGTAATCAAGTCCCACCACAACGTCGGCGGACTTCCTGAGCACATGAACCTGAAGCTGTTAGAGCCGTTAAGAGACTTGTTCAAGGACGAAGTGCGCGCGCTCGGCCGGATAATCGGAATGCCGGAGGACATCATCAACCGCCAGCCGTTTCCCGGTCCGGGACTTGCGGTGAGGTGCTTGGGAGGGATTACGCGCGAGAGACTCGACACACTGCGCGAAGCTGATGCGATTTTCCGTGAGGAGCTCAAGAGTGCGGGGCTGTATGCTGGTATCTGGCAGTCGTTCTGTGTGCTTCTTCCCGTGAAGTCCGTCGGAGTTATGGGGGACAGCCGGACGTACAGAGAGGCTGTAGTGCTGAGAGCCATCCACTCGCAGGACGCAATGACGGCGGAATGGGTCAGGATAGATTACGACGTTCTTGACCGTGTCGCAAAGAGAATCTGCAACGAGGTCAAGGGCATCAACCGCGTTGTGATGGACGTAACGTCGAAGCCGCCCGCAACGATCGAGTGGGAGTAA
- a CDS encoding S8 family serine peptidase, with product MFVNTCRKFILCALIVMLAVPAYSAEYVPGDVLVVFKPSEGVKASSFAAAWGASVKEVYSALSGAGSSVYALLHSETKNPEDLTAELLANPDVLAASPNYKVRAAVTPNDTFISQCWGLSSINAPAAWDITSGDSNVYVAIIDSGIDETNPDLTDNVATEYGTNTAGGSSARDDQGHGTHVAGTIGAVGNNSRGIAGVNWNVGLISVKALDSNGSGTFAGVIAAIDYVTGLIQQGVNVRAVNLSLETYIPAAPEHDNLVQMPLWRAFKDLDALNQAVIVCAAGNYAVTVGQPTTYADPDGMFGIGYYVYPASFNGLDNLISVSALDTDGTIASFSNTNATISAPGVNILSTWLQNSASYRSSDGTSLRAIQGTSMAAPHVAGAAALLASAKPNYTAYQLKRAILDASGEKLDLLATLNYQAAVPEKSTEWTDYDDYEDYTTDEQSYSGGGDSDSGGSGGCGSLVLGAFALLLIVPIISARFKL from the coding sequence ATGTTTGTGAATACTTGCAGAAAGTTCATACTGTGCGCATTAATCGTGATGCTCGCAGTCCCGGCATATTCAGCCGAGTACGTGCCTGGCGATGTCCTCGTCGTCTTCAAGCCCTCCGAAGGCGTAAAGGCCTCGTCATTTGCCGCCGCGTGGGGTGCCAGCGTCAAGGAAGTCTACTCTGCCCTGTCCGGCGCAGGAAGTTCCGTGTACGCGCTCCTTCACTCTGAGACAAAGAATCCCGAAGACCTCACCGCAGAACTCCTCGCCAACCCCGATGTTCTCGCGGCCTCGCCGAACTACAAGGTCAGGGCGGCTGTTACCCCAAACGACACGTTCATCAGCCAGTGCTGGGGATTGAGCTCCATCAACGCCCCCGCCGCGTGGGACATCACCTCAGGAGACAGTAACGTCTACGTCGCGATAATCGACTCCGGCATCGACGAGACCAACCCCGACCTCACGGACAACGTCGCTACAGAGTACGGCACAAACACAGCGGGCGGGTCTTCTGCGCGCGACGATCAAGGGCACGGGACTCACGTCGCCGGAACAATCGGAGCTGTCGGCAACAACAGCAGAGGCATTGCGGGCGTGAACTGGAACGTAGGCTTAATCTCGGTCAAGGCACTCGACAGCAACGGCTCGGGCACGTTTGCCGGCGTAATCGCAGCGATAGACTACGTAACAGGACTGATTCAGCAGGGCGTGAACGTCAGAGCTGTGAACTTGTCGCTGGAGACCTACATTCCTGCCGCACCTGAACATGACAACCTTGTGCAGATGCCCTTATGGAGAGCCTTCAAGGACCTTGACGCGCTCAACCAGGCGGTAATAGTCTGCGCGGCCGGGAATTACGCCGTTACTGTCGGACAGCCCACGACATACGCTGATCCTGACGGCATGTTCGGTATCGGCTATTATGTCTACCCTGCGTCGTTCAACGGCCTCGACAACCTGATCTCCGTCTCTGCACTGGACACTGACGGCACAATAGCTTCTTTCAGCAACACGAACGCCACCATCTCAGCACCGGGCGTGAACATCCTGAGCACGTGGCTTCAGAACTCGGCATCATACCGCTCATCAGACGGCACGAGCCTGCGGGCAATTCAGGGCACATCGATGGCGGCTCCTCACGTTGCGGGGGCGGCGGCACTTCTCGCGTCGGCGAAGCCGAACTACACTGCCTACCAGCTCAAGCGCGCAATCCTCGACGCAAGCGGGGAGAAACTCGACCTTCTGGCGACGCTGAACTATCAGGCGGCAGTCCCCGAAAAAAGCACTGAGTGGACAGACTACGACGACTACGAAGACTACACTACGGACGAGCAGAGCTACAGCGGTGGCGGAGACTCGGACAGTGGAGGCAGCGGCGGGTGCGGAAGCCTTGTACTTGGCGCGTTTGCATTACTCCTGATTGTGCCTATAATATCTGCTCGTTTCAAGTTATAG
- a CDS encoding FkbM family methyltransferase, which translates to MHFLTSYATAPENCKAYIWEPDAENIARITRTLQGFTNFEVKPFAMWSKREQLHFSGTGSVISQVSKFGKVTVQADSIDNQHFDEPVTFIKMDIEGAEPEALKGAERTIRKYRPKLAICIYHQPSHLYEIPLWIKSVVPEYRLYIRHHSNGLNETVCYAVM; encoded by the coding sequence TTGCACTTTCTGACCAGCTATGCAACAGCTCCCGAGAACTGCAAGGCGTACATCTGGGAGCCGGACGCAGAGAACATCGCAAGAATCACACGGACACTTCAAGGCTTCACGAACTTCGAGGTAAAGCCATTCGCAATGTGGAGCAAGCGCGAACAGCTTCACTTCTCAGGAACAGGCAGCGTAATTTCACAGGTCAGCAAGTTCGGCAAGGTAACAGTTCAGGCCGACAGCATCGACAACCAGCACTTCGACGAACCTGTAACGTTCATCAAGATGGACATTGAGGGAGCAGAACCCGAAGCCCTCAAGGGAGCAGAACGCACCATCAGGAAATACAGGCCGAAACTCGCGATCTGCATCTACCACCAGCCCAGCCACCTCTACGAGATTCCACTCTGGATAAAAAGCGTAGTCCCAGAGTACAGGCTATACATCCGCCATCACTCCAACGGCCTCAACGAGACTGTGTGCTATGCGGTAATGTAG
- the rho gene encoding transcription termination factor Rho, which produces MIQHPKPKYTYAMLSARNAADLRKLAKEFDVNAPANMRKDDVIIAILKAQAESMNYRFGGGTLEILPENFGFLRPKGMLPTDNDVYLSASQIRRFGLRNGDVIWGLIRPPRDQEHYEALLRVETVNFTDPEHSRNRPIFAQLTPVFPDKRLSLEYESKDIATRLVDMFAPIGLGQRALIVSPPKAGKTTLLKRIARAIAANSPDVIIMALLIDERPEEVTDIARSIDGEVIASTFDRPSDEHIRVANLALEKAKRLVEAKRDVVILLDSITRLARASNLTVPPSGRTLSGGLDPSGLYFPKRFFGAARNFEEGGSLTIIGTALTDTGSRMDDVIYEEFKGTGNMELHLSRKLAEQRIFPAIDITKSGTRREELLIPEEELKRLWILRKRIAGVDEAGALNLILDKLRQTESNSDFLNSIKLA; this is translated from the coding sequence ATGATTCAGCACCCGAAGCCGAAATACACCTACGCGATGCTGTCGGCACGGAACGCGGCGGATCTGCGGAAGCTCGCGAAGGAATTTGACGTGAACGCTCCGGCGAACATGCGCAAGGATGATGTGATTATCGCGATTCTGAAGGCGCAGGCGGAGAGCATGAATTACCGTTTCGGCGGCGGAACGCTGGAGATTCTGCCGGAGAATTTCGGTTTCCTGCGACCCAAAGGAATGCTCCCGACGGATAATGACGTGTACCTTTCTGCCTCACAGATACGACGCTTCGGGCTTCGTAACGGCGATGTTATCTGGGGGCTCATTCGTCCGCCGAGAGACCAGGAGCACTATGAAGCGTTGCTGCGGGTCGAGACGGTGAACTTTACTGACCCTGAGCATTCGCGCAACAGGCCGATATTCGCCCAGCTCACGCCGGTTTTCCCGGACAAGAGGCTGAGCCTTGAGTACGAGAGCAAGGACATCGCCACGCGCCTTGTGGACATGTTTGCGCCGATAGGACTCGGCCAGAGAGCATTAATCGTGTCGCCCCCGAAAGCCGGAAAGACCACGCTCCTGAAGCGTATTGCCCGTGCGATCGCGGCGAACTCTCCCGACGTAATAATCATGGCACTGCTCATCGACGAACGCCCGGAAGAAGTTACGGACATTGCGCGCTCGATTGACGGAGAAGTAATCGCGTCGACGTTCGACCGGCCGTCGGACGAACATATACGCGTCGCCAACCTTGCGCTAGAGAAGGCGAAGAGGCTCGTTGAGGCCAAGAGGGACGTTGTGATTCTGCTGGACAGCATAACGAGGCTGGCGCGTGCGTCGAACCTTACCGTTCCGCCGTCAGGACGTACGCTGTCGGGAGGGCTTGACCCGTCGGGGCTGTACTTCCCCAAGAGATTCTTCGGGGCAGCAAGGAACTTCGAGGAAGGCGGAAGCCTCACGATAATCGGCACGGCTCTTACAGACACGGGCTCTAGGATGGACGACGTTATCTACGAGGAGTTCAAGGGCACGGGGAACATGGAGCTTCACCTGTCGCGGAAACTTGCGGAACAGAGGATTTTCCCTGCAATAGACATCACCAAATCAGGAACAAGGCGCGAAGAACTGCTTATCCCGGAGGAAGAGCTCAAACGCTTGTGGATTCTCAGGAAGAGAATAGCGGGCGTTGACGAGGCAGGGGCACTGAACCTCATACTTGACAAGCTGAGGCAGACGGAGAGCAACAGCGATTTCCTGAACTCAATCAAACTTGCCTGA
- the pfkA gene encoding 6-phosphofructokinase, producing the protein MDRIAVLTSGGDSPGMNAAVRAVARTCMFNDKECIGVMRGYEGLIEGDFVPLDRAAVGGIIHKGGTILRTARSERFRTPEGRQEALEQMKKAGIDGLVVIGGDGSFHGAKELHDLGFPTIGIPGTIDNDITGTDETIGFDTAVNTALDAIMKLRDTASSHERLFVVEVMGRNAGFLALEVAVATGAEYAVVPELPLSIGNLVKILKQSHSQHKTHTLIILAEGVMTAAEMREQLADAGGYDARVTVLGYIQRGGHPTSFDVVLATRMGAFATENLMIGKSGMMVGNINHKLVLSPLERAWSEHKSLSPEMLSLINKMN; encoded by the coding sequence ATGGACCGTATCGCTGTACTGACGAGCGGAGGAGACTCGCCGGGCATGAACGCGGCAGTGAGAGCCGTAGCCCGTACGTGCATGTTCAACGATAAGGAGTGCATCGGAGTAATGAGAGGCTATGAAGGCCTCATCGAGGGAGATTTTGTGCCCCTTGACCGTGCGGCAGTAGGCGGGATAATCCACAAAGGCGGGACTATCCTGAGGACTGCGCGGAGCGAGCGTTTCAGGACACCCGAAGGCCGGCAGGAAGCTCTCGAGCAGATGAAGAAGGCAGGAATTGACGGCCTTGTAGTAATCGGCGGAGACGGGTCGTTTCACGGCGCGAAGGAGCTTCATGATCTGGGCTTCCCGACGATAGGAATACCCGGCACGATCGACAACGACATTACGGGCACGGACGAGACCATCGGGTTCGACACGGCGGTGAACACGGCACTTGATGCCATCATGAAGCTGAGGGACACAGCCTCGAGCCACGAAAGGCTTTTTGTGGTCGAAGTAATGGGGCGCAACGCGGGATTTCTCGCGCTTGAAGTTGCAGTAGCGACGGGGGCAGAATATGCCGTAGTTCCCGAACTGCCGCTGAGCATCGGGAATCTGGTGAAGATTCTCAAGCAGTCCCACTCACAGCACAAGACGCACACGCTCATCATTCTTGCTGAGGGCGTAATGACAGCCGCAGAGATGCGCGAACAGCTCGCCGACGCAGGAGGGTATGACGCGCGGGTAACGGTGCTGGGATACATTCAGCGCGGAGGACATCCGACATCGTTTGACGTAGTGCTTGCGACGAGGATGGGAGCTTTCGCGACGGAGAACCTCATGATCGGCAAGTCCGGAATGATGGTCGGCAACATTAACCACAAGCTGGTGCTCAGTCCTCTCGAGAGGGCATGGAGCGAGCATAAATCCTTGAGCCCGGAGATGCTGAGCCTGATCAACAAGATGAACTAG
- a CDS encoding STAS domain-containing protein encodes MALNITKATATDSLTIALDGRLDTTTAPQLEAELNASMAGDVKELVFDMAKLAYISSAGLRVLLKAQKTMNKQGSMTIKNAGAEILEIFEVTGFDEILNIEK; translated from the coding sequence ATGGCACTTAACATCACCAAAGCAACAGCAACAGATTCACTGACCATTGCGCTTGACGGCCGTCTCGACACAACTACAGCACCCCAGCTTGAAGCGGAACTCAATGCCTCGATGGCGGGGGACGTGAAGGAACTCGTGTTCGACATGGCGAAGCTGGCCTACATTTCGTCGGCGGGACTGCGCGTGCTCCTCAAGGCACAGAAGACCATGAACAAGCAGGGCAGCATGACGATAAAGAATGCCGGAGCGGAGATTCTGGAGATCTTCGAGGTAACAGGTTTCGACGAGATTCTGAACATCGAGAAGTAG
- a CDS encoding DUF2156 domain-containing protein has protein sequence MLDFRPVTLSDRSMIEGYFSKWGGHSCQYSFMSLFGTQGMFGDMVCEKDDVLYFLRTKRCTSSARAYLFPLGDFTDRTALRKAVMNVLEDAHSRNFSARFEAVSKDAAEAVQELFSGLFRIEPSRDYSEYIHRRSSLADYPGSKFSSRRYDYNCFFRHYAGRVSICLIREEHIPAIREFQECWLALRKQSADSRLKDELDAEHVGVCRWLDHYSELGLSGIVVFVDGELKGYAFGYRMDDSYYDVLVEKGDNDTEDIYCVLVRELVRKCCADCDYINREEDCGTPGLRKAKMSYRPDFMLEKFTICEIADNK, from the coding sequence ATGCTCGACTTCAGGCCGGTAACCCTCAGTGATCGCAGCATGATTGAGGGTTACTTCTCGAAGTGGGGCGGGCATTCTTGCCAGTACTCATTCATGTCGTTGTTCGGAACGCAGGGCATGTTTGGCGACATGGTGTGCGAGAAAGACGATGTCCTGTACTTCCTCCGCACCAAACGCTGTACTTCGTCCGCACGAGCCTACCTGTTCCCTCTTGGGGACTTTACGGACAGGACAGCCCTCCGCAAGGCCGTAATGAATGTACTCGAAGATGCCCACTCACGCAATTTTTCTGCACGTTTCGAGGCAGTCAGCAAAGACGCTGCTGAAGCTGTGCAGGAATTATTTTCCGGGCTTTTCAGGATAGAGCCTTCCCGCGACTATTCAGAGTACATTCACAGACGCTCCAGCCTTGCTGATTATCCGGGCAGCAAGTTCAGTTCGCGGCGTTATGACTACAACTGCTTCTTCAGGCATTACGCCGGCCGTGTTTCTATCTGTCTGATTCGGGAGGAGCATATCCCTGCAATAAGGGAGTTCCAGGAATGCTGGCTGGCTCTCAGGAAGCAGTCTGCGGACTCTCGCCTGAAGGATGAGCTTGATGCTGAGCATGTGGGAGTATGCCGGTGGCTCGATCATTATTCAGAGCTTGGCCTCTCGGGAATAGTTGTGTTCGTTGACGGGGAACTGAAGGGCTACGCTTTCGGATACCGCATGGATGACAGCTATTATGATGTCCTGGTCGAGAAGGGAGATAATGACACGGAAGATATTTACTGCGTTCTTGTCCGTGAACTCGTCAGGAAATGCTGTGCTGACTGCGACTACATCAACAGGGAAGAGGACTGCGGAACTCCGGGCCTGCGGAAAGCGAAAATGTCATACAGGCCTGACTTCATGCTGGAAAAATTCACTATCTGTGAGATTGCCGACAACAAATGA
- a CDS encoding DMT family transporter, with protein MNKLEANVLLLMISIFDAIQYVFLSYVPEDVSHFAFLCMTNLVGFIMTLAFFFEELFRLDAKQVLQSLVLAAELMVFDIFMLLGSSGVDPTMTAAVISSYFLFIVIISVAFLGQSVEKSSIVGIIIVFIGLFFILDMDITGLWDRHILYLVIADIAFATYTITVGYYASASNPSILSMGHNLFCFLFTLILWVGESWFYKMPFTLPSERQFWGIVIYIGFFIRGLYTVIQIYAQRYVSALNTSLVLSSGIVITMAVSPVLSALFSTEPEVITPYKIIGSVIMVAGLLTTEPEFVSTVRKMFHAGKKVSR; from the coding sequence ATGAACAAACTTGAAGCTAACGTATTGCTCTTGATGATCTCCATCTTTGATGCAATACAGTACGTCTTTCTGTCGTATGTTCCTGAAGACGTTTCGCACTTTGCGTTCCTGTGCATGACTAACCTTGTGGGGTTCATCATGACGCTGGCGTTTTTCTTCGAAGAACTCTTCAGGCTCGACGCAAAACAGGTTCTCCAGAGCCTTGTACTTGCCGCCGAACTGATGGTGTTTGACATCTTCATGCTTCTCGGCTCGTCAGGCGTTGACCCGACAATGACAGCGGCGGTCATTTCGTCGTACTTCCTGTTCATCGTGATAATCTCTGTCGCGTTTCTTGGCCAGTCCGTCGAGAAGAGCAGCATCGTCGGAATAATAATAGTCTTCATCGGGCTGTTCTTCATCCTTGACATGGACATTACAGGCTTGTGGGACAGGCACATCCTCTACCTCGTGATTGCCGACATCGCTTTTGCGACGTACACAATCACTGTGGGGTATTATGCTTCTGCCTCGAATCCCTCGATCCTGTCGATGGGTCATAACCTGTTCTGCTTCCTGTTTACGCTGATTTTGTGGGTAGGCGAGTCATGGTTCTACAAGATGCCGTTCACTCTTCCTTCGGAGCGTCAATTCTGGGGAATAGTGATCTACATCGGCTTCTTCATACGCGGCTTATATACAGTCATCCAGATTTATGCGCAAAGGTATGTCAGTGCACTCAACACGTCATTAGTTCTCTCGTCAGGAATAGTTATCACTATGGCAGTATCTCCCGTTCTCTCTGCGTTGTTCAGCACAGAACCTGAGGTCATAACTCCATACAAGATAATCGGCAGCGTAATCATGGTGGCCGGGCTTCTGACTACCGAGCCGGAATTTGTCAGTACAGTGAGGAAAATGTTCCATGCAGGAAAGAAAGTTTCACGATAA
- a CDS encoding SpoIIE family protein phosphatase, which produces MESKKVLKRLPIRKKIQRMVMAISIAALIVTSSAGIVSMMRIQGDSESALIHQMEQNLRTIIEDKARFADSELSKYAGYLLNCAEYARDLYRNPSNYAAKNVRPPLMENAGVFAMQRFLENPDISFEAVSDEVTLLGNLEQVFDPIIRHNSSIVTTIYAGTKRGVMVDYDAQSELAENVEGTEQYYAFFSYDWYHEPMNTGKTYFSAVYWDEYRDKPVLACAVPFYDAEGECAGVIGMDIQVADIYSELVNIDLGEGAQVFLADQKDRIIEGYDSKGSSRTLFDDTDANEQILSDILARKTGIALSDNGIYYAYTPISMTDWKLCVKIPESTILSPVRSVNRTIIMTMLMFTAAFALIIVIVIITARKFSAKLTSPIVALDRDVSRISSGNLDHRAEIRTNDEIGDLAQSFNTMAASLKDYIKNLAAVTAEKERIGAELNVATQIQADMLPKILSPYLGHKKFELYATMNPAKEVGGDFYDFFLIDDEHLGLVMADVSGKGVPAALFMVIAKTLIKNRAMMGGTPREILADVNNQLCEGNEADLFVTVWLGILDLSTGKVIASNAGHEYPAICRAGGSYELFKTKQSPAVATMEGLRFRESEFTLNHGDSLYVYTDGVAEATNIHDELYGTDRMLEVLDETHGMTAQEVLSHVKQSVDEFTGEAPQFDDITMLYLKFTGGEHMHELEVEAATERLDEVLNFIDGHLEEWGCPMKTQTQINIAAEELFVNIAHYSGSETARITVAKNGTDAEITFTDSGTPYNPLEKPDPDITLSAEERSIGGLGIYIVKKSMDSVSYEHKDGKNVLTIRKNIA; this is translated from the coding sequence ATGGAGTCCAAGAAAGTGCTCAAACGGCTGCCGATACGCAAGAAGATTCAGCGTATGGTGATGGCAATATCTATAGCTGCGTTAATCGTAACGAGTTCAGCCGGAATAGTCAGCATGATGCGTATTCAGGGAGACAGCGAGTCTGCATTGATTCATCAGATGGAGCAGAACCTCAGGACGATAATTGAGGACAAAGCCCGCTTTGCGGATTCCGAACTCAGCAAGTACGCAGGTTATCTTCTGAACTGTGCAGAATACGCCCGGGACCTCTACAGGAATCCCTCGAACTATGCCGCAAAGAATGTCCGTCCTCCATTGATGGAGAATGCCGGAGTGTTCGCGATGCAAAGATTCCTCGAGAATCCCGACATTTCGTTTGAGGCAGTCAGCGATGAAGTAACTTTGCTCGGGAATCTTGAGCAGGTCTTCGATCCGATAATCCGGCACAACAGCAGCATAGTTACGACGATATACGCGGGAACTAAGCGCGGAGTCATGGTCGACTATGATGCGCAGTCAGAGCTGGCAGAAAATGTTGAAGGCACGGAACAGTATTACGCTTTCTTCTCGTACGACTGGTATCATGAGCCGATGAACACAGGAAAGACATATTTTTCTGCGGTCTATTGGGACGAGTACAGGGACAAGCCGGTATTAGCCTGTGCTGTTCCGTTCTACGATGCTGAAGGCGAATGCGCCGGAGTCATCGGGATGGACATACAGGTAGCAGACATATACAGCGAGCTTGTGAATATCGATTTGGGAGAAGGAGCGCAGGTATTTCTTGCCGACCAGAAAGACAGAATCATAGAAGGGTACGACAGCAAGGGCAGCAGCAGGACGTTATTCGACGATACCGATGCGAACGAACAGATATTGTCTGACATTCTGGCGCGGAAGACGGGAATAGCCTTGTCCGATAACGGCATATACTACGCATACACACCGATCAGCATGACGGACTGGAAGCTGTGCGTGAAAATTCCCGAGAGCACGATACTGTCGCCTGTACGTTCGGTGAACCGCACTATCATCATGACAATGCTTATGTTCACTGCAGCGTTTGCCCTGATAATAGTGATCGTGATTATTACGGCACGGAAGTTCTCAGCAAAGCTCACCTCGCCGATAGTTGCGCTGGACCGCGATGTCTCCAGGATAAGCTCCGGCAATCTCGATCACCGCGCCGAAATCCGCACCAACGACGAGATAGGCGACCTTGCCCAGAGCTTCAACACGATGGCGGCATCCCTCAAGGACTACATCAAGAACTTGGCCGCTGTTACCGCTGAGAAGGAGAGAATCGGTGCAGAGCTCAACGTTGCGACGCAGATTCAGGCGGACATGCTCCCGAAGATTCTGTCGCCGTATCTGGGACACAAAAAGTTCGAGCTCTACGCGACGATGAACCCAGCAAAGGAAGTAGGCGGAGACTTCTACGACTTCTTCCTGATCGACGACGAACATCTCGGGCTGGTTATGGCTGACGTTTCGGGGAAGGGAGTACCTGCGGCACTGTTCATGGTTATCGCGAAGACGCTCATCAAGAACCGCGCGATGATGGGGGGAACTCCACGCGAGATTCTCGCCGACGTGAACAACCAGCTGTGCGAGGGCAACGAAGCTGACCTGTTCGTAACGGTGTGGCTGGGGATTCTGGATCTGTCTACAGGAAAAGTTATCGCCTCGAATGCAGGCCACGAGTACCCGGCAATCTGCAGGGCAGGAGGAAGCTACGAACTCTTCAAGACGAAGCAGAGCCCGGCCGTCGCGACAATGGAGGGCTTGAGGTTCAGGGAGAGCGAGTTCACGCTGAATCACGGAGACAGCCTCTACGTGTACACCGACGGAGTGGCTGAAGCGACGAACATACACGACGAACTTTACGGCACGGACAGGATGCTCGAGGTTCTCGACGAGACGCATGGCATGACCGCGCAGGAAGTCCTGTCGCACGTGAAGCAGAGCGTCGACGAGTTCACGGGGGAAGCTCCGCAGTTTGACGACATAACGATGCTGTACCTGAAGTTCACGGGAGGTGAACATATGCATGAACTTGAAGTAGAAGCGGCAACCGAGAGGCTTGATGAGGTGCTGAATTTCATTGACGGGCATCTCGAGGAATGGGGCTGTCCGATGAAGACGCAGACGCAGATAAACATTGCGGCGGAAGAACTCTTCGTGAACATCGCGCACTATTCCGGCTCTGAGACGGCAAGAATCACCGTCGCCAAGAATGGCACTGACGCAGAGATAACCTTCACGGACAGCGGGACTCCCTACAACCCTCTGGAGAAGCCTGACCCTGACATAACGCTTAGCGCGGAAGAACGGAGCATCGGCGGGCTGGGGATCTACATCGTGAAGAAGAGCATGGACTCGGTGAGCTATGAGCACAAGGACGGCAAAAATGTGCTGACAATCCGCAAGAACATCGCGTAG